The following proteins are encoded in a genomic region of Fervidobacterium pennivorans DSM 9078:
- a CDS encoding DUF47 domain-containing protein translates to MANIFQRLIPYRSPLELLSEHSKLCVKAANLMYTAIEKYLNNIQVNELSKEIDGLEDNADQLKLQLRDIYSKLKWTYFNKSDFLDILHNVDSIIDLTDDVVKVLTINQVDPVPEDIKAPILELADAVRKSVEHMDITIQELKNVVESGFAPKEIEKEAKEIETVEADERSSDKLGLELGKRLFAKKNEMNPVDIMFLNNVVILLMRIEDRAKNVVERIRMITHS, encoded by the coding sequence ATGGCGAACATCTTTCAAAGACTGATACCTTACCGTTCTCCTCTTGAGTTGCTGAGTGAGCATTCAAAACTCTGTGTAAAGGCTGCAAATTTAATGTATACAGCCATTGAGAAGTATTTGAACAACATACAGGTAAATGAGCTGTCCAAAGAAATAGATGGGTTGGAGGATAATGCTGACCAACTTAAGCTTCAACTTAGGGATATATACAGCAAACTCAAATGGACATACTTTAACAAGTCCGATTTCCTTGACATACTCCACAACGTAGATTCTATTATAGATTTGACAGACGATGTGGTTAAGGTTTTAACAATAAACCAGGTAGACCCTGTACCTGAGGATATTAAAGCTCCTATTTTAGAACTTGCAGATGCTGTTAGAAAAAGCGTGGAGCACATGGATATAACAATTCAGGAACTAAAGAACGTTGTGGAATCTGGTTTTGCACCGAAGGAAATCGAGAAAGAAGCCAAAGAGATAGAAACTGTTGAAGCAGATGAGCGCTCATCGGACAAGCTTGGTTTGGAACTTGGTAAAAGGTTGTTCGCAAAGAAAAATGAGATGAACCCGGTTGATATAATGTTCTTAAACAATGTCGTAATTCTTCTTATGAGAATTGAAGATAGGGCAAAAAATGTTGTTGAGCGAATCAGGATGATAACGCACAGTTGA
- a CDS encoding 2-hydroxyacid dehydrogenase, whose amino-acid sequence MKVLFLTKMIDYFLQRIEDLKKEFPNDFFIVPKDREEAHKHIEDADVIVSGSLTKEQVTNAKNLKFVLVPWAGVNGLPIDLLDERNIIVANNHGNGKIVAERALGLALALLGRVVEFHNDLAKGIWHGYEAGAKPEDFWYSLQGKRVTILGLGTIGKHLAKLLSGFECEIMGFKKNIEPVEGVNYVTNNLEEAIKFGKVIFVALPLTKETHHLINKEIISQMQGKFLVNVGRGQIIEEEALYYALKNGILAGAAIDTWYLYPDSDHAVQLPSRYPIHTFKNVVISPHVGGFTIEGQVGRIDETIENLRRILSGGMPSNIVDLKSEY is encoded by the coding sequence GTGAAAGTTCTCTTTCTTACTAAAATGATAGACTATTTTCTACAGCGCATAGAAGACCTAAAAAAGGAATTCCCAAACGATTTCTTCATCGTCCCAAAAGATAGAGAAGAAGCACATAAACATATTGAAGATGCGGATGTAATAGTGAGTGGGAGTTTGACAAAAGAACAAGTGACAAACGCAAAGAATTTAAAATTTGTTTTAGTTCCTTGGGCCGGTGTTAATGGATTACCTATTGACTTATTAGACGAAAGGAACATTATCGTTGCAAACAACCACGGTAATGGAAAAATTGTCGCCGAGAGAGCGTTGGGATTAGCACTAGCACTTCTGGGCAGGGTTGTAGAGTTCCACAACGACCTTGCAAAAGGTATTTGGCACGGTTACGAAGCAGGAGCAAAACCTGAAGACTTTTGGTATTCGCTCCAAGGAAAGCGAGTAACAATCCTTGGACTTGGTACAATTGGGAAACACTTAGCTAAGTTGCTGAGCGGTTTTGAGTGCGAAATAATGGGGTTTAAAAAGAACATTGAACCTGTGGAAGGGGTGAATTATGTCACCAACAATCTCGAGGAAGCAATAAAATTTGGGAAGGTTATTTTCGTTGCTTTGCCACTCACAAAGGAAACTCATCATCTTATAAACAAAGAAATCATATCACAAATGCAAGGAAAGTTTTTGGTGAACGTTGGTCGAGGACAGATTATTGAAGAAGAGGCGCTGTACTATGCTCTGAAAAATGGAATTCTTGCAGGTGCTGCAATTGATACTTGGTATTTGTACCCTGATTCCGACCACGCAGTTCAACTCCCATCAAGATATCCAATCCATACTTTTAAAAACGTGGTTATTTCACCACACGTTGGAGGTTTTACGATAGAAGGGCAAGTCGGACGAATAGATGAAACTATTGAAAATCTTAGGAGAATTCTTTCTGGTGGAATGCCAAGTAACATTGTTGATTTGAAGAGTGAGTACTGA
- a CDS encoding GH36-type glycosyl hydrolase domain-containing protein: protein MKLFESKYGYFTADGREYVITNPRTPRPWVNVISNGDYSIIASHTGSGYSWRGNAGQNRITRLYQDLIKDNWGKYVYIRDIESGKFWSAGWKPVMTEYQLYEVVHGIGYTVYKHKVSDIYSEMKVYVSIDSPVEFMLITIRNEDDKVRKIDLTTYFEWVLGNFPDEHREFHKLFFEPSFKNNTIFVQKYLGQFPDEKGRWNNTNWDHVAFHSVSLPVKSFTCDKESFIGMYRDERNPIAMSVEKLDNKCDRFGDACASLQVEVALQPGEERKVVFTIGAAKIGEEDPELLAAKYTDVKTAEEEFEKTKKFWMDLLERELVETPDIGLNIMTNYWTKYQAISGRIWAKSGYYQVSAGYGFRDQLQDSQIFFSLNPELARKQILLHAAHQFQEGDVLHWWFTIRGGGPRTHCSDDLLWLPFITQEYIKETLDYSILDEIVPFLDGGSATLYEHCKRAIEKSFKRFSPRGLPLIGENDWNDGLNAVGTDWKGESIWLAHFLYLLLKEFIPIIERQGDEAFAEKCRDVLDTLKTSINKFAWDGEWFIRATKDDGEKLGSKENEEGFIFLNAQTWAVISDITDDERKKKAMESVKKYLLKDYGALLLYPAYTKPRSDIGYITRYAPGLRENGGVYTHAATWAVWAFALMRDVEAMYKAYRGICPPYRSFDIDNYWAEPYVTCGNSDGPLSPHYGRGGWTWYTGSAQWLHRVATHWILGIRPNYGYIDIDPVIPSDWEGFTYKRFFGDTLYVITVKNPNKVSYGVKEIILDGQKVERVPILSDGKIHTVDVTLG, encoded by the coding sequence ATGAAGCTATTTGAAAGTAAGTATGGTTATTTTACTGCCGACGGAAGAGAATACGTAATAACAAATCCGAGAACTCCAAGACCTTGGGTAAATGTAATAAGCAACGGAGACTATTCAATAATCGCCTCGCATACAGGAAGTGGCTATTCCTGGAGAGGTAATGCGGGTCAGAACAGAATAACAAGGTTGTATCAAGACCTTATCAAGGACAACTGGGGTAAGTACGTTTATATAAGGGACATAGAATCGGGGAAGTTTTGGTCTGCAGGATGGAAACCAGTGATGACAGAGTATCAATTATACGAAGTTGTCCACGGTATTGGTTATACGGTTTATAAACACAAAGTGAGTGATATTTATTCGGAAATGAAAGTCTATGTGAGTATTGATTCGCCGGTAGAGTTTATGCTCATCACGATAAGAAATGAAGATGACAAGGTCAGAAAGATAGACTTGACTACCTATTTTGAATGGGTTTTAGGTAACTTTCCAGACGAACACAGAGAATTTCATAAGTTGTTCTTTGAACCATCATTCAAAAATAATACTATATTCGTGCAGAAATACCTTGGTCAATTTCCAGATGAAAAAGGCCGTTGGAACAATACGAATTGGGACCATGTAGCGTTTCACAGTGTGAGTTTGCCGGTTAAATCATTTACATGTGACAAAGAATCTTTCATTGGAATGTACAGGGACGAAAGAAATCCAATCGCTATGAGTGTTGAAAAACTCGATAACAAGTGTGACAGATTCGGAGACGCTTGTGCTTCTCTCCAAGTTGAGGTTGCATTGCAACCAGGAGAAGAAAGGAAGGTAGTTTTCACAATAGGTGCAGCGAAAATTGGAGAAGAAGATCCAGAACTACTTGCAGCGAAATATACCGATGTGAAGACTGCGGAAGAGGAATTTGAAAAAACTAAAAAATTTTGGATGGACTTGCTTGAACGGGAATTGGTTGAAACTCCGGACATAGGGCTTAACATAATGACAAATTACTGGACTAAATACCAAGCCATATCTGGCAGAATTTGGGCAAAGTCTGGTTATTATCAAGTTTCGGCAGGGTATGGTTTCAGAGACCAGTTACAAGATTCCCAGATTTTCTTTAGTTTGAACCCGGAACTTGCAAGGAAACAAATTCTTCTTCATGCTGCTCATCAATTCCAAGAAGGTGACGTTTTACATTGGTGGTTCACAATTCGTGGTGGTGGACCAAGAACGCATTGTAGTGATGACCTTTTGTGGTTGCCATTTATCACACAGGAATACATAAAGGAGACTCTTGATTATTCGATTCTTGATGAGATAGTTCCATTTCTTGACGGCGGTAGTGCAACACTTTACGAGCATTGTAAAAGGGCAATAGAAAAGTCTTTCAAGCGTTTCTCACCAAGGGGATTACCATTGATAGGAGAAAATGACTGGAATGATGGACTGAACGCGGTTGGCACAGATTGGAAAGGTGAAAGTATATGGCTTGCCCATTTCTTGTATTTACTTTTGAAAGAATTCATACCAATTATCGAAAGGCAAGGAGATGAAGCATTTGCTGAAAAATGCCGTGATGTTCTTGACACACTCAAAACTTCTATCAACAAATTTGCTTGGGATGGGGAATGGTTCATACGAGCGACAAAAGATGACGGGGAAAAATTAGGATCTAAGGAAAACGAAGAAGGTTTTATCTTCCTCAATGCACAGACTTGGGCTGTAATTAGTGATATTACGGATGACGAAAGAAAGAAAAAAGCTATGGAATCGGTAAAAAAATATCTGCTAAAAGATTATGGAGCACTACTTCTTTATCCAGCGTACACAAAACCAAGAAGTGATATTGGTTACATAACAAGATATGCTCCTGGTCTTAGAGAAAATGGAGGAGTTTACACACATGCAGCAACCTGGGCGGTTTGGGCTTTTGCGCTTATGAGAGATGTTGAAGCTATGTATAAAGCTTACAGAGGAATTTGCCCACCGTACAGAAGTTTTGATATTGACAATTATTGGGCGGAGCCTTACGTAACTTGCGGTAATTCAGATGGACCATTGTCACCTCATTACGGTCGTGGTGGTTGGACCTGGTATACAGGTTCGGCACAGTGGCTACACCGTGTAGCAACCCACTGGATTCTTGGTATCAGACCTAACTACGGATACATTGACATAGATCCCGTTATACCTTCGGATTGGGAAGGCTTTACGTACAAAAGGTTTTTCGGAGACACGTTGTATGTAATCACTGTAAAAAATCCAAATAAAGTAAGTTACGGCGTAAAAGAAATAATTCTTGACGGTCAAAAAGTTGAAAGAGTTCCAATTCTTTCGGATGGTAAGATACATACGGTGGATGTTACCTTAGGTTAG
- a CDS encoding beta-galactosidase, translating to MSLLSKIEIKNGRFVIDGKNKFLFSAEIHYFRLDPEVWEERLIKIKEAGFDAVSFYVPWFWHEPTEGFFDFSGFSDSRRDLISFLNVTSKLGLKVIFKPGPYVMSELKNEGLPSWLYSKIPHAIAKTLEGKPHPTRVFSYLHPDFLSYVQIWYSQVAKIIKAFDNIIIVQIDNEVGMLQWITTHGDYNEDTMEKFRAYLKRTQQEHLLQELSNWSYGKSFSKLLTVAYHKFIREYYAEYLLTLKSFLSEKGINTPVIVNIHGFDMMEYAKRGKRYPIGVSQLYRVASEKDVLMSGDYYIGNVVHENFSDLAIANAIMFAVQNSDQPLFSAEFQSGFQMDRPKLLPSTIDLTSRQCIANGMNGINYYLFVGGDNPPDSALMGTYHDWQAPISRDGKLRRAYYVIKELISNIKTIEEELVNSKPVFDTYFGFIPEYYSTEHYREHGLNDIGDLELKRDVSIFDGVIRALKLLNYNIGGVNLSSSFPNLNVGTLWVFSYKWMPSYIQKKLVEYVKSGGKLVIFPEIPVEDEYGKKCTILKDALQIKSVFKRGWGVVNAFGIEVNAFHVETYDVDSIDCQFAKDLEGNICGFGKSLGKGIAAVLGFGLELEREYKVKVVENVCSFLEIQKILSIQSEDFVDGYVRESPEEFILFLNNYDDFAKNACVRLGHKHLGEIQVPARKGIILLVPKSEQTFVNVTTTVTVKGEENLS from the coding sequence GTGAGTCTATTGTCAAAAATCGAGATAAAAAACGGAAGGTTTGTTATTGATGGAAAAAACAAGTTTCTGTTCTCTGCCGAAATACATTACTTTAGGTTAGACCCTGAGGTTTGGGAAGAGCGTTTGATTAAAATCAAAGAGGCGGGTTTTGATGCGGTCAGTTTTTATGTCCCCTGGTTCTGGCATGAACCAACAGAAGGTTTCTTTGATTTCTCAGGATTTTCCGACTCTAGAAGGGATCTTATATCTTTTCTCAATGTGACATCAAAACTTGGATTGAAAGTTATATTCAAACCAGGTCCGTATGTAATGTCTGAGCTGAAGAATGAAGGTCTTCCAAGTTGGTTGTATTCTAAAATTCCTCACGCAATTGCTAAAACTTTAGAAGGCAAGCCACATCCAACAAGAGTATTCTCATACCTTCATCCTGATTTTCTCTCTTATGTCCAAATTTGGTATTCACAGGTGGCTAAAATCATTAAGGCCTTTGACAACATAATAATTGTTCAGATCGACAACGAAGTTGGAATGCTTCAGTGGATAACCACACACGGGGACTATAATGAGGATACAATGGAGAAGTTCCGCGCTTACTTGAAAAGAACTCAACAAGAACACTTACTGCAAGAACTCAGCAACTGGTCCTATGGCAAAAGTTTCTCAAAACTGCTGACAGTAGCTTATCACAAGTTTATAAGGGAATATTATGCCGAATATCTTTTGACTTTGAAAAGTTTCCTAAGCGAGAAAGGTATAAACACGCCCGTTATTGTAAATATCCACGGATTCGATATGATGGAATACGCGAAGAGAGGAAAAAGGTATCCGATAGGAGTTTCTCAACTATATAGAGTGGCATCTGAAAAGGACGTATTGATGTCAGGTGATTATTACATTGGTAATGTTGTTCATGAAAATTTTAGTGATTTGGCAATCGCGAACGCGATTATGTTTGCAGTGCAAAATTCGGACCAACCATTATTCTCTGCTGAATTTCAAAGTGGTTTTCAAATGGATAGGCCAAAACTTTTACCTTCCACAATTGACCTGACTTCAAGACAATGCATTGCGAATGGTATGAATGGCATTAACTATTATCTTTTTGTCGGTGGAGATAATCCACCGGATTCAGCGTTAATGGGAACCTATCACGATTGGCAAGCACCTATCAGCCGAGATGGTAAACTCAGAAGAGCCTACTATGTTATTAAGGAACTTATTAGCAACATCAAAACTATTGAGGAAGAACTTGTTAACTCAAAACCTGTTTTTGATACTTATTTTGGATTCATACCGGAGTATTATTCTACAGAGCATTATAGAGAACATGGATTAAATGATATTGGCGACCTCGAATTAAAAAGAGACGTTTCCATCTTCGATGGTGTTATTAGAGCTTTGAAGCTACTTAATTACAACATAGGGGGTGTAAATCTAAGTTCTTCGTTTCCGAATTTGAATGTTGGAACGCTTTGGGTCTTCTCATATAAGTGGATGCCAAGTTATATTCAAAAGAAGTTAGTGGAATACGTTAAATCTGGGGGAAAGCTTGTTATATTTCCTGAAATCCCGGTGGAAGATGAATATGGAAAGAAGTGTACGATTTTAAAAGATGCTTTACAGATAAAGTCTGTTTTTAAACGTGGTTGGGGCGTGGTAAATGCTTTTGGCATAGAGGTTAATGCTTTTCATGTAGAAACCTACGACGTTGATTCTATAGATTGCCAATTTGCCAAGGATTTGGAAGGAAATATCTGTGGGTTTGGAAAAAGTCTTGGGAAAGGTATTGCAGCGGTTTTAGGTTTTGGGTTGGAACTCGAGAGAGAATACAAAGTAAAGGTAGTTGAAAATGTTTGTTCATTCCTTGAGATTCAAAAGATTTTGTCTATTCAAAGTGAGGATTTCGTGGATGGTTATGTGAGAGAGAGCCCTGAAGAATTTATCTTGTTTTTGAACAACTACGATGATTTTGCAAAGAACGCTTGTGTAAGACTTGGTCATAAACACCTGGGTGAAATTCAGGTACCTGCGCGAAAAGGAATAATCCTTCTTGTGCCAAAATCTGAGCAAACGTTTGTAAACGTAACAACCACGGTTACTGTGAAAGGAGAGGAGAATCTATCATGA
- a CDS encoding Rqc2 family fibronectin-binding protein, with product MPFDGFVMKIVVEEIKESVLGQNVRNIYLYDKVIYFSFDKGDLKISLNPNYSHISFTDHLVKEPDKHTFVELLRSRIRGGKVTELTTNGYERTMVMKLRKFDEIGERHEYEIYFDIMGKHSNAVLVENGLIVDAYKRIETRVRKIFPGEPFILFPSEKLRIDEVTLERLSDALYRFQNKQRMISEFIYSTIQGFSKQTAEELLFRSEVEDKPLSLVDRSDLENLVEGLSSISEEISQKVIYIYYENEQPADISAFRLHKYNDLKRCENVVSCINEYFDFVEKKDKLIQKRTQLLTIVNNRISSLEDVLTQIEKEREECLESDKYRKYGELIKAYSYQIPHGVDSVELFDWETNQNVMVPLEPHLSPIENSVKYFKIYNKLKKKLEGLSEREIVLKRELEYLKQLQDTVENAETLEELEEIEEEMIENDLIKKTHKRKIGKSKSEKSRSEPRKYMYKGFTILVGRNNKQNDELVRKSSEHDIWLHVQGMPGAHVVIKTNGKPVDEDVLLYAAKLAAQFSKGKYSTKVPVDYTYIKYVKKPKGFKPGLVLYSNFKTLFVTPDEKYQ from the coding sequence ATGCCGTTCGATGGTTTTGTAATGAAAATCGTTGTTGAAGAGATTAAAGAATCTGTTCTTGGACAAAACGTTAGAAACATATACCTTTACGATAAGGTGATATACTTTTCATTCGACAAAGGTGATTTGAAAATATCCTTGAACCCGAATTATTCGCATATCTCATTTACAGACCATTTAGTGAAGGAACCCGACAAACACACGTTTGTTGAATTACTGCGCAGTAGAATCCGTGGCGGTAAAGTTACAGAACTTACAACGAATGGATATGAAAGAACGATGGTTATGAAATTACGCAAATTTGATGAGATTGGTGAAAGACACGAATATGAAATCTACTTCGATATCATGGGAAAGCATTCAAACGCTGTTTTGGTCGAAAATGGATTGATAGTCGATGCCTACAAAAGAATAGAGACGCGCGTGAGAAAGATATTCCCTGGAGAACCGTTCATTTTGTTTCCGTCCGAGAAACTCCGGATAGATGAGGTAACGTTGGAAAGACTATCAGATGCACTTTATAGATTCCAAAACAAGCAGCGGATGATTTCAGAATTTATTTATTCCACCATCCAGGGATTTTCAAAACAAACCGCTGAAGAGCTTCTTTTCCGCTCGGAAGTAGAAGATAAACCACTGTCACTTGTGGATAGAAGCGATTTAGAGAATCTGGTTGAAGGTCTTTCAAGCATATCAGAAGAAATCAGTCAGAAAGTTATATACATATATTACGAAAACGAACAACCCGCTGATATCTCAGCATTTAGGCTTCACAAATACAATGACCTAAAAAGATGCGAGAATGTCGTCAGCTGTATTAATGAGTACTTTGATTTTGTCGAGAAGAAGGATAAATTAATTCAGAAACGCACCCAATTGCTAACCATTGTTAACAATCGTATTTCTTCTTTGGAAGATGTTCTAACACAGATTGAAAAAGAAAGAGAAGAGTGCTTGGAATCTGATAAATATAGGAAATACGGGGAACTGATAAAAGCTTACAGTTACCAAATACCACACGGAGTAGATAGTGTTGAACTTTTTGATTGGGAAACGAATCAGAATGTAATGGTACCATTGGAACCACACCTATCCCCTATAGAGAACAGTGTTAAATATTTCAAGATCTACAATAAATTAAAGAAAAAATTAGAGGGATTAAGCGAACGCGAAATTGTGCTTAAAAGAGAATTAGAATACTTGAAACAGTTACAAGATACAGTAGAAAACGCAGAAACGTTGGAAGAACTAGAAGAGATTGAAGAAGAAATGATCGAAAACGACTTGATAAAGAAAACTCACAAGAGGAAGATTGGTAAATCGAAAAGTGAAAAGTCAAGGTCTGAACCAAGAAAGTACATGTATAAAGGTTTTACAATTCTTGTGGGGCGAAATAACAAGCAAAACGACGAACTAGTTAGAAAATCTAGTGAACACGATATATGGCTCCATGTACAGGGTATGCCTGGTGCGCATGTCGTAATAAAAACGAATGGTAAACCTGTTGATGAAGATGTTCTTTTGTATGCTGCAAAATTAGCTGCACAATTCAGTAAAGGAAAGTATTCCACAAAAGTACCGGTGGATTATACATACATAAAGTACGTAAAAAAACCCAAAGGTTTCAAACCAGGGCTTGTGCTTTACTCAAATTTTAAGACACTTTTTGTAACTCCCGATGAAAAGTATCAATGA
- a CDS encoding alpha/beta hydrolase codes for MKSLKRISYVVLALLTVLIIVFITWAYNPLKPTAEVKEYLQSSNYVEVIQEKNVYFIPRNVKKNNFENIGIIFYPGGHVDYTAYAPLAYRLAEKGITTVILNVPLSFAIFDVDSAKAIINDARFSDKEWFLAGHSLGGVAASEFLVKHPELVGTTVKGIIFLASYPARDISHMPIKSLCIYGSEDGVLPPEKIKEKKAFFPTATEYVEILGGNHSQFGSYGLQKGDKEAKIRGYEQMSIVVKAIEEFLKKNVSEKENISKVK; via the coding sequence ATGAAAAGCTTAAAACGAATATCCTACGTAGTTTTAGCTCTTTTGACAGTACTCATAATTGTTTTTATAACTTGGGCTTACAATCCTCTAAAGCCTACTGCAGAAGTGAAAGAATATTTGCAATCATCAAACTATGTAGAAGTAATACAGGAAAAGAACGTATACTTCATACCAAGAAATGTTAAAAAGAACAATTTTGAAAACATTGGCATTATTTTTTATCCTGGAGGGCATGTTGATTACACTGCTTATGCACCTCTTGCTTATCGACTTGCCGAAAAGGGAATAACAACAGTGATACTAAATGTTCCATTGAGTTTTGCAATTTTCGATGTAGATTCGGCGAAAGCAATAATAAATGATGCAAGGTTTTCAGACAAGGAATGGTTCTTGGCAGGGCATTCACTTGGTGGTGTAGCAGCTTCTGAGTTCTTAGTTAAACACCCAGAGCTTGTTGGAACCACGGTTAAAGGCATAATTTTCCTCGCTTCATACCCGGCAAGAGATATTTCACACATGCCTATAAAATCACTGTGCATCTATGGTTCCGAAGATGGAGTTTTACCACCTGAAAAGATTAAGGAAAAGAAAGCTTTTTTCCCAACAGCAACGGAATATGTTGAAATACTTGGAGGTAACCACTCACAATTCGGAAGCTACGGTCTTCAAAAAGGTGATAAGGAAGCCAAAATCAGAGGATACGAACAAATGAGCATTGTGGTTAAAGCTATTGAAGAGTTCTTAAAGAAGAATGTGTCCGAAAAAGAAAATATAAGTAAAGTTAAGTAA
- a CDS encoding inorganic phosphate transporter has product MITLFTILVGMFMAFTIGANDVANGMATAVGAKAITPKQAAFLASFLEFLGAVMFGATVTKTIANGIVSIEHITNPNHIIYGALSALLAAAIWVMVATVFAMPVSTTHSIIGGMIGFGLVSGGVKVVYWSKLGKIVLSWIISPIVGGLLAFIAFKIIVLTILHRPSPLKAAKKVPPFLIGFTFFLISFLFSLKTLKKPYNVSLLAGSVFFVVAFILSSLLLRKMTNNKDNEYDAVEGIFRRIQVMTSAYVCFAHGANDVANAVGPIALIVMIRQSGTTNVGAIEIPKYILFIGGLGIALGVLLYGYKVMETIGHNITELNNTRGFSVDFGTATTVLLSSIFGFPVSTTHTVVGAVTGVGLARGIEVVNVDILKDILISWFITIPFSASVSALLFLILTRLF; this is encoded by the coding sequence GTGATTACACTATTTACCATATTGGTTGGAATGTTCATGGCATTCACTATAGGTGCAAACGACGTGGCAAATGGTATGGCAACAGCTGTTGGTGCAAAGGCAATAACGCCAAAACAAGCAGCCTTTCTTGCTTCTTTTCTTGAATTTCTTGGTGCAGTTATGTTTGGTGCCACCGTTACAAAAACTATCGCAAATGGAATAGTTTCGATAGAACATATAACAAATCCAAATCACATCATATATGGCGCATTGTCAGCACTTTTGGCTGCAGCTATTTGGGTCATGGTAGCAACTGTTTTTGCAATGCCTGTTTCTACAACGCACTCAATAATCGGTGGAATGATAGGATTCGGACTGGTAAGTGGTGGAGTTAAGGTAGTTTATTGGTCAAAGCTTGGAAAGATTGTACTTTCTTGGATAATTTCTCCCATAGTTGGTGGGTTGTTAGCATTTATAGCTTTTAAAATTATAGTCTTAACAATCTTGCATCGTCCAAGTCCACTCAAAGCAGCTAAGAAAGTCCCCCCCTTTTTGATAGGTTTCACCTTCTTCCTCATTTCTTTCCTCTTCTCTCTTAAGACCCTCAAAAAACCTTACAATGTTTCTCTCTTGGCTGGTTCTGTATTTTTTGTTGTTGCTTTTATATTATCTTCCTTGCTCCTAAGAAAAATGACTAACAACAAAGACAATGAATACGATGCTGTTGAAGGTATATTTAGGCGCATTCAAGTTATGACATCCGCTTATGTTTGTTTTGCACATGGTGCTAATGATGTTGCGAATGCGGTTGGCCCGATAGCGTTGATAGTTATGATAAGGCAATCGGGAACAACAAATGTGGGTGCTATAGAAATCCCAAAGTATATCCTATTCATTGGAGGACTCGGAATTGCCTTAGGAGTTTTACTCTACGGCTACAAGGTCATGGAAACTATAGGACATAACATCACCGAACTCAACAACACAAGGGGTTTCTCGGTTGATTTTGGAACTGCGACAACGGTCCTGTTATCATCTATCTTTGGTTTTCCTGTCAGTACAACCCACACCGTCGTTGGTGCGGTTACTGGAGTTGGACTCGCACGTGGAATCGAAGTCGTAAACGTAGATATACTTAAGGATATACTTATTTCATGGTTTATAACAATCCCATTCTCAGCGAGCGTTAGCGCTCTACTTTTCTTGATTTTAACAAGGTTATTCTGA
- a CDS encoding LacI family DNA-binding transcriptional regulator, whose translation MATIKDVAKKAGVSISTVSYVLNNTGKVSEETKQRVLKAIEELNYVPNNFAKRLKKQRYDLVALIVHEIKGPFYDALVRGIQDVLHAFGYNLLIYCTLENRRHDVDKFLNVGIIGGMIVMTPVVKNEDILRWANEYKIITLDRDIKDKAGHMIKSVRINNEKGAYEVVRYLYDLGHTKIAFMKGPKDSLDAKERYKGFIRAMHDLRIEIRNDYVLEGNFTEESGYETMKEYLKKTSKKDMPTAIFCSNDEMAIGAMKAIKEAGLSVPDDLSVVGFDDIELASYVTPSLTTVRRPMYQLGSLAAHMLLSLLNNTDAFLSDVVLDVNLVVRDSTKEPKEF comes from the coding sequence ATGGCAACGATAAAGGATGTTGCTAAAAAGGCAGGGGTTTCGATATCAACAGTCTCTTATGTCCTCAACAACACAGGAAAAGTAAGTGAAGAAACAAAGCAACGGGTCCTCAAGGCCATAGAAGAGCTGAATTATGTCCCCAATAACTTCGCAAAAAGGCTGAAAAAGCAGCGATACGATTTGGTTGCGTTGATAGTTCATGAAATAAAAGGACCTTTCTACGATGCACTTGTGCGTGGCATACAAGACGTTTTACATGCGTTCGGTTACAACCTTCTCATCTACTGTACGTTGGAGAACAGAAGGCATGATGTGGATAAATTCTTAAATGTTGGCATTATAGGTGGGATGATTGTTATGACTCCTGTGGTCAAAAATGAAGATATTCTAAGATGGGCAAATGAATATAAAATAATAACACTCGACAGAGATATAAAAGACAAGGCAGGACATATGATAAAAAGCGTTCGGATAAACAACGAGAAAGGTGCGTACGAGGTCGTAAGGTATCTTTACGACTTAGGCCACACAAAGATTGCTTTTATGAAAGGACCAAAAGATTCACTGGATGCTAAGGAAAGATATAAAGGATTCATTCGAGCTATGCACGACCTGAGAATAGAAATAAGGAATGATTATGTACTGGAGGGCAATTTTACTGAAGAATCTGGATACGAGACAATGAAGGAGTACCTGAAGAAGACTTCCAAGAAAGATATGCCTACAGCTATTTTCTGTTCTAACGACGAAATGGCTATTGGTGCAATGAAAGCAATTAAAGAGGCTGGTTTGTCTGTCCCAGACGATTTATCAGTCGTTGGATTCGACGATATCGAACTGGCATCTTATGTTACCCCGTCTCTAACAACAGTAAGAAGACCCATGTATCAACTTGGATCGCTCGCCGCACATATGTTACTAAGCCTCCTCAATAATACTGATGCTTTCCTTTCAGACGTGGTACTTGACGTGAATCTTGTTGTTCGAGATTCGACAAAAGAACCAAAAGAATTTTAA